One Pocillopora verrucosa isolate sample1 chromosome 10, ASM3666991v2, whole genome shotgun sequence genomic window carries:
- the LOC131791165 gene encoding beta-1,4-N-acetylgalactosaminyltransferase 3-like: MTTRRFFRFIVFVKVNFCFRFRKRLKVILAALMLCSICFYIFSTLYHSQTYDAVHVAVKNDAVTTTNGTPSVIAAVGTLNIHVWREVCGSSIQNLRQYLLFPHYPDEMVTKLNMLRFHITDNTIDYGQRIFGFLHPPHSDEYNFAIASDDESELWLSPNDDLKEKQLIARVFKEGVSAWTKKDELHKYPGQISEHLVLSGDRKYYIEVVHKQGAALGFVQVYWKRRNDTDFYLISSEYLSSHANDVMITKAKDVLHSLLSESYRQDLELKSESTDQKRLQFPSLPLLPKDSYLPLCDFQSGSLSNGGKVYRYQGLKVVQLSSVYPTDDSSALTDKNLRNWPNKIAYRETIHAVTDEIITSLNHKTSKKYFLKRIHKVLNISDPVHGDLYSVDLELGLQDVNQSFRLSEHVFGKDANHSLCFPRGISWNNKAKVYFILPVKEQGRWVYHFINEITIASSLTGDTNFHVIVVDFESEDIDMTKAFNTTLLQNRHTIIPLKGKFYKTLALNKAVEHIPSTHDILFLFDLHIDVPQDILDSVRKNTVEGHLVYAPIVGRLYCGSTYVDHKGYWEMEGFGLMSIYKSDWVRFRGMNTEDYKYKWGGEDWDLLDRVINAELKVVRIKHPGLYHHYHTKHKSWN; the protein is encoded by the exons ATGACGACCCGTCGATTCTTCCGCTTCATTGTCTTCGTAAAAGTTAATTTCTGCTTTCGATTTCGAAAAAGATTGAAGGTCATACTCGCCGCTTTAATGCTCTGTTCAATCTGCTTTTATATCTTCAGTACGTTGTACCATTCACAAACGTATGACGCTGTTCATGTTGCGGTAAAAAATGATGCAGTGACCACTACAAACGGCACACCAAGTGTCATCGCAGCTGTGGGTACTCTAAATATTCACGTATGGCGAGAGGTTTGTGGCTCAAGCATCCAAAATCTGCGTCAATATTTGCTTTTTCCGCATTATCCTGACGAAATGGTCACGAAGCTCAATATGCTTAGGTTTCATATTACCGACAATACCATCGATTATGGCCAACGGATTTTTGGCTTCCTCCATCCTCCTCACAGCGACGAGTACAACTTCGCCATAGCCTCTGATGACGAGTCAGAGTTATGGCTCAGTCCTAACGATGATCTGAAGGAGAAACAGTTAATTGCACGTGTTTTTAAAGAAGGAGTAAGTGCGTGGACGAAAAAGGATGAACTTCATAAATATCCCGGACAAATCTCAGAACATCTAGTGCTCTCTGGAGACAGAAAATACTACATAGAAGTTGTGCATAAGCAAGGAGCGGCTCTTGGCTTTGTACAAGTTTATTGGAAGCGTCGCAATGATACCGATTTCTACCTTATCAGTTCAGAGTACTTATCGTCCCATGCAAACGATGTTATGATCACCAAagcaaaagatgttttgcatAGTTTGCTTTCGGAGAGCTATCGTCAAGATCTTGAGCTGAAATCTGAATCAACAGATCAAAAACGCTTACAATTTCCATCACTTCCGTTGCTCCCAAAAGATAGTTATCTTCCCTTGTGTGATTTCCAGTCCGGCTCTTTGTCAAACGGAGGAAAAGTGTATCGTTATCAAGGCCTCAAAGTGGTGCAGTTATCCAGCGTCTACCCTACTGATGATAGCAGTGCACTGACTGATAAAAATTTGCGGAACTGGCCTAACAAAATTGCTTACAGGGAAACAATTCATGCAGTCACGGATGAGATAATTACGTCGCTAAACCACAAAACCTCAAA GAAATATTTTCTGAAGAGAATTCACAAGGTTTTAAACATCTCAGATCCAGTTCATGGCGATCTTTATTCTGTAGATCTTGAACTCGGTTTACAAGACGTCAATCAATCATTTCGTTTATCTGAGCATGTGTTTGGTAAGGATGCCAACCACAGCTTGTGTTTTCCTCGAGGTATTAGCTGGAACAATAAAGCTAAGGTGTACTTTATTCTCCCTGTCAAGGAACAAGGAAGATGGGTGTATCATTTTATTAACGAAATCACAATAGCCAGCTCTTTAACGGGCGATACGAACTTTCATGTCATTGTTGTTGACTTTGAAAGCGAGGATATTGACATGACAAAGGCATTTAACACCACTCTTCTTCAAAACAGACACACGATTATTCCattgaaagggaaattttacaaGACGCTGGCTTTGAACAAGGCTGTTGAGCATATTCCAAGTACACATgacattttgtttctgtttgatCTCCATATCGACGTTCCGCAGGACATATTGGACAGCGTTCGTAAG AACACCGTCGAAGGACATCTTGTTTACGCTCCCATTGTAGGCCGGTTATATTGTGGCAGTACGTATGTAGATCATAAAGGTTATTGGGAAATGGAAGGATTTGGCTTAATGAGCATCTATAAATCAGACTGGGTGAGGTtcagag GAATGAACACCGAGGACTACAAATACAAATGGGGCGGAGAGGACTGGGACTTACTCGACCGTGTTATCAATGCTGAGTTAAAAGTTGTTCGAATAAAGCACCCGGGTCTATACCATCATTATCATACAAAACACAAATCTTGGAATTAA